Proteins encoded in a region of the Streptomyces violaceoruber genome:
- a CDS encoding ABC transporter ATP-binding protein, with product MSTAVPAATVTGRRAPAIALDRVARTYPGGVRALDDVSLTVEHGTFLAVMGPSGSGKSTLMHCAAGLDSPTSGSVRIDGREISGLNETRRTELRRERVGFVFQAYNLIPSLSVEDNITLPLRLAGRRPDREWLRALTERVGLADRLSHRPAELSGGQQQRAAVVRALAAKPAVVFADEPTGALDLRSAHQVLGLLRALVDDLGQTVVMVTHDPAAAARAHRALVMADGRVVEALERPTAPQLAERLVALGER from the coding sequence ATGAGCACCGCCGTCCCGGCCGCCACCGTCACCGGGCGCCGGGCGCCCGCCATCGCGCTGGACCGGGTCGCCCGGACCTACCCGGGCGGTGTCCGCGCCCTCGACGACGTGTCGCTGACCGTGGAACACGGCACGTTCCTCGCGGTGATGGGGCCCTCCGGGTCCGGCAAGAGCACCCTGATGCACTGCGCGGCCGGGCTGGACTCCCCCACCTCCGGCAGCGTCCGCATCGACGGGCGGGAGATCTCCGGCCTGAACGAGACCCGCCGCACCGAACTGCGCCGCGAACGCGTCGGGTTCGTGTTCCAGGCGTACAACCTCATTCCCTCGCTCAGCGTCGAGGACAACATCACGCTGCCGCTGCGCCTGGCGGGACGGCGCCCGGACCGGGAGTGGCTGCGCGCGCTGACCGAGCGGGTGGGTCTTGCCGACCGGCTGTCGCACCGCCCGGCCGAGCTGTCCGGCGGTCAGCAGCAACGGGCCGCCGTCGTGCGGGCGCTGGCGGCGAAACCGGCCGTCGTCTTCGCGGACGAGCCGACCGGCGCGCTGGACCTGCGCAGCGCCCACCAGGTGCTCGGCCTGCTGCGCGCCCTCGTCGACGACCTGGGCCAGACGGTGGTCATGGTCACCCACGACCCGGCCGCCGCGGCCCGCGCCCACCGGGCGCTGGTGATGGCCGACGGCCGGGTGGTCGAGGCCCTGGAGCGGCCGACGGCCCCGCAACTGGCCGAGCGTCTCGTCGCGTTGGGAGAGCGGTAG
- a CDS encoding sensor histidine kinase, with amino-acid sequence MTVPVASVRETAVRTLRAARAATGQLVGGLGTAFQALGVLVLLAVAAVTAPAGVGLLLAPAALRALHALARRERARLSARGIEIVPPDPPPTRLRLALADPTTRRELGWLVRHATLGFLLGLLGLLLPLCAVRDTTFPLWWRLSPGEATTTSIGIGTAHGWPDALAATLLGVGWTAIVLGLGPGMARLQAAPARRLLVAGPGTDLSLRVAELTATRAAALDAHATELRRIERSLHDGAQNRLVSVTVLLGAARRMAARDPAGADELLERAQSAAEQALAELRQVARGILPPVLADRGLAGALSGLAADCGVPCRVEADVPERCAASVEATAYFVVAEALTNIAKHSGAARASVTARARGGRLRLLVEDDGRGGADEDAGSGLTGIRRRVAALDGTLRLTSPPGGPTVLDVDLPCGR; translated from the coding sequence ATGACGGTCCCGGTCGCGTCCGTGCGGGAGACCGCCGTACGGACCCTGCGCGCCGCCCGTGCCGCGACGGGGCAGCTCGTCGGCGGGCTCGGTACGGCGTTCCAGGCACTGGGCGTGCTGGTGCTGCTGGCGGTGGCCGCCGTGACCGCGCCGGCCGGGGTGGGGCTGCTGCTCGCCCCCGCCGCCCTGCGCGCCCTGCACGCGCTGGCCCGCCGGGAACGCGCACGGCTGTCCGCCCGGGGCATCGAGATCGTCCCGCCCGATCCGCCGCCCACCCGGCTGCGGCTCGCCCTGGCCGACCCCACCACCCGGCGCGAGCTGGGCTGGCTGGTCCGGCACGCCACCCTGGGTTTCCTGCTCGGCCTGCTCGGCCTGCTGCTGCCGCTGTGCGCCGTCCGGGACACCACCTTCCCGCTGTGGTGGCGGCTGAGCCCCGGGGAGGCGACGACCACGTCCATCGGCATCGGCACCGCCCACGGCTGGCCGGACGCGCTCGCGGCGACGCTGCTGGGCGTGGGCTGGACCGCGATCGTGCTGGGCCTCGGCCCGGGCATGGCACGGCTCCAGGCCGCCCCGGCCCGGCGCCTGCTGGTGGCCGGACCGGGCACGGACCTGTCCCTGCGGGTGGCCGAACTGACCGCGACCCGGGCCGCGGCCCTGGACGCGCACGCCACCGAACTGCGCCGGATCGAACGGTCTCTGCACGACGGCGCGCAGAACCGGCTGGTGTCGGTGACGGTGCTGCTGGGCGCGGCGCGCCGGATGGCGGCGCGGGACCCGGCGGGCGCCGACGAACTGCTGGAGCGGGCGCAGTCCGCCGCCGAGCAGGCCCTGGCGGAGCTGCGCCAGGTGGCGCGGGGCATCCTGCCGCCGGTCCTGGCCGACCGCGGCCTCGCGGGCGCGCTGTCGGGCCTCGCGGCGGACTGCGGGGTGCCGTGCCGCGTCGAGGCCGACGTGCCCGAGCGGTGCGCGGCGTCGGTCGAGGCGACGGCGTACTTCGTGGTGGCCGAGGCGCTCACCAACATCGCGAAGCACAGCGGCGCCGCCCGCGCCTCGGTCACGGCCCGGGCCCGCGGGGGCCGGCTGCGCCTGCTGGTCGAGGACGACGGCCGGGGCGGTGCCGACGAGGACGCCGGCTCGGGCCTGACCGGCATCCGCCGCCGCGTCGCGGCGCTGGACGGCACCCTCCGCCTGACCAGCCCGCCCGGCGGCCCCACCGTCCTGGACGTGGACCTGCCCTGCGGGCGGTGA
- a CDS encoding cold-shock protein, giving the protein MASGTVKWFNAEKGFGFIAQDGGGADVFAHYSNIATQGFRELQEGQRVNFDVTQGQKGPQAENIVPA; this is encoded by the coding sequence ATGGCTTCCGGTACCGTGAAGTGGTTCAACGCCGAAAAGGGCTTCGGTTTCATCGCGCAGGACGGCGGCGGCGCCGACGTCTTCGCCCACTACTCGAACATCGCCACCCAGGGCTTCCGCGAGCTCCAGGAGGGCCAGCGGGTGAACTTCGACGTCACGCAGGGCCAGAAGGGCCCGCAGGCGGAGAACATCGTTCCCGCGTAA
- a CDS encoding glycosyltransferase family 39 protein: MTRPRSASPDLYAAAAAALLVAAAVLVGRYVYTYDDLIVGWPPLLGRWDPHLGPGTPAAVLVAAGVAAYGPAVAARLPWRALLPAAWGTALAWTWSLALIDGWERGVAGRLTTSQEYLSVVDRWHDVPATLRDFNGHILLHSPDNWPAHVAGHPPGATLTYVLLDRIGLGGGGWAGALTITVGATACVAVLVAVRALTGERLARRAAPFLALAPAAVWMGTSADGYFAAVAAWAVALLALAVTRRSPGWAAGSGLLFGLTCYLSYGLTLFAVIAAAVLVLGRRGVRARPVLLAALLAGAAVVPVAFTAAGFDWWEAYRLLVTRYYEGAAGVRPYAYWVWANLACTVLITGLATVAGLRRAGGVLLRRRAGDVRTGGERADGERAGEVRLAFLVAAGLLALLAADLSGMSKAETERIWLPFALWLLAACAFLTRPRGWLTAQAVLALLVNHLVATGW, from the coding sequence GTGACCCGCCCCCGCTCCGCCTCCCCCGACCTGTACGCCGCCGCGGCGGCCGCGCTCCTCGTGGCGGCCGCCGTCCTGGTCGGCCGGTACGTGTACACCTATGACGACCTGATCGTGGGCTGGCCGCCCCTGCTGGGCCGCTGGGACCCGCACCTGGGCCCCGGCACCCCGGCGGCCGTCCTGGTGGCGGCGGGGGTGGCGGCGTACGGCCCGGCCGTCGCCGCCCGGCTGCCGTGGCGCGCCCTGCTCCCCGCGGCCTGGGGCACGGCGCTGGCGTGGACCTGGTCGCTGGCCCTGATCGACGGATGGGAACGCGGCGTCGCCGGACGGCTCACCACGAGCCAGGAGTACCTCTCGGTCGTCGACCGCTGGCACGACGTCCCGGCGACCCTGCGCGACTTCAACGGCCACATCCTGCTCCACTCCCCCGACAACTGGCCCGCCCACGTCGCCGGTCACCCGCCCGGGGCCACGCTCACCTACGTACTGCTGGACCGGATCGGGCTCGGCGGCGGGGGCTGGGCCGGAGCCCTGACCATCACCGTGGGCGCGACGGCCTGCGTGGCGGTGCTGGTCGCGGTGCGGGCCCTGACCGGCGAGCGGCTCGCCCGGCGGGCGGCGCCCTTCCTGGCCCTGGCACCGGCCGCGGTGTGGATGGGCACGTCCGCCGACGGCTACTTCGCGGCGGTCGCCGCGTGGGCGGTGGCGCTGCTCGCCCTCGCGGTCACCCGGCGCTCACCGGGGTGGGCGGCCGGCTCGGGACTGCTGTTCGGGCTGACCTGCTACCTCTCGTACGGCCTGACGCTGTTCGCGGTGATCGCGGCGGCGGTGCTCGTGCTCGGCCGGCGCGGGGTGCGGGCGCGGCCGGTGCTGCTCGCGGCGCTCCTGGCGGGGGCGGCGGTGGTGCCGGTGGCGTTCACGGCGGCCGGGTTCGACTGGTGGGAGGCGTACCGCCTGCTGGTCACCCGCTACTACGAGGGCGCGGCCGGCGTCCGCCCCTACGCGTACTGGGTGTGGGCCAACCTCGCCTGCACGGTGCTCATCACGGGCCTGGCCACGGTGGCGGGACTGCGGCGGGCCGGGGGCGTACTGCTCCGGCGGCGGGCCGGGGACGTGCGGACGGGCGGGGAGCGGGCGGACGGCGAGCGGGCCGGGGAGGTCCGGCTGGCGTTCCTCGTGGCCGCCGGGCTGCTCGCCCTGCTGGCCGCCGACCTGTCCGGCATGAGCAAGGCGGAGACGGAACGCATCTGGCTCCCCTTCGCCCTGTGGCTCCTCGCGGCCTGCGCGTTCCTCACCCGGCCGCGCGGCTGGCTGACGGCGCAGGCGGTACTGGCGCTGCTCGTGAACCACCTGGTGGCGACCGGCTGGTGA
- a CDS encoding molybdopterin-dependent oxidoreductase, with translation MRDLAPRLPSSPGFWRSPLRGPWFTSVLGLVLLVGITVLFVTGLVSYAAYNPGLDPVNDKTPDKGILGFYLFAWPTDPPWLYRLTQGVHVTLGLVLIPVLLAKLWSVVPRLFTLPPVRSLAHALERISLLLLVGGALFEFVTGVLNIQLDYLFPGSFYPLHFYGAWVFFAAFVAHAVLKTPIALRNLRAMREERDDLVSPRPAAPTVSRRGALWFVGGGSLLMFATNAGRSFDGPLRATAVLSPHGGPEPGEGPNGFQINKTAAHVGIDPAETGEDTWRLVVTGRSGTVRFSRAELLAMEQHSVALPIACVEGWSTSDQWWRGVRLRDLAARVGHEDDPPDVFVESLQRRGAFRSGALRANQVADPRSLLALYVNGEELSPDHGHPARIIVPAAPGVLNTKWVARMTFGDLG, from the coding sequence ATGCGCGACCTCGCCCCACGGCTTCCCTCCTCGCCGGGTTTCTGGCGCAGCCCGCTGCGCGGGCCCTGGTTCACCTCGGTGCTCGGCCTCGTCCTGCTCGTCGGCATCACGGTGCTGTTCGTGACGGGGCTGGTGTCCTACGCCGCCTACAACCCCGGTCTGGACCCGGTCAACGACAAGACCCCGGACAAGGGGATCCTCGGCTTCTACCTCTTCGCCTGGCCGACCGACCCGCCCTGGCTGTACCGGCTCACACAGGGCGTGCACGTCACTCTCGGGCTGGTCCTGATCCCGGTGCTGCTGGCCAAGCTGTGGTCGGTGGTGCCGAGGCTGTTCACGCTGCCGCCGGTCCGCTCGCTCGCCCACGCGCTGGAGCGGATCTCGCTGCTGCTGCTGGTCGGGGGCGCGCTGTTCGAGTTCGTCACCGGGGTGCTCAACATCCAGCTGGACTACCTGTTTCCCGGCTCCTTCTACCCGCTGCACTTCTACGGTGCCTGGGTCTTCTTCGCCGCGTTCGTCGCGCATGCCGTGCTGAAGACGCCGATCGCGCTGCGCAACCTGCGGGCGATGCGCGAGGAGCGCGACGACCTGGTCTCCCCGCGCCCGGCCGCGCCCACCGTCTCGCGGCGCGGGGCCCTGTGGTTCGTCGGGGGCGGCTCGCTGCTGATGTTCGCCACGAACGCGGGGCGCAGCTTCGACGGGCCGCTGCGGGCCACCGCCGTGCTCTCCCCGCACGGCGGGCCCGAACCGGGCGAAGGCCCGAACGGGTTCCAGATCAACAAGACGGCCGCCCACGTGGGCATCGACCCGGCCGAGACGGGCGAGGACACCTGGCGGCTCGTCGTCACCGGGCGCTCGGGGACGGTCCGGTTCAGCCGGGCCGAGCTGCTCGCCATGGAGCAGCACAGCGTGGCCCTGCCCATCGCCTGCGTCGAGGGCTGGTCGACGTCCGACCAGTGGTGGCGCGGCGTACGGCTGCGGGACCTCGCCGCCCGCGTGGGCCACGAGGACGATCCGCCGGACGTGTTCGTCGAGTCCCTCCAGCGGCGCGGCGCCTTCCGCAGCGGAGCCCTGCGCGCCAACCAGGTGGCCGACCCGCGCTCCCTGCTCGCCCTGTACGTCAACGGCGAGGAGCTGAGTCCGGACCACGGCCACCCGGCCCGGATCATCGTGCCCGCCGCGCCCGGCGTGCTGAACACCAAGTGGGTGGCCCGGATGACGTTCGGAGACCTGGGATGA
- a CDS encoding class I SAM-dependent methyltransferase produces the protein MKGAARLAPGRPSPAPAWETSDPYAAALRSGHGPLYLRRTDGWLLPLEVERWCARADAVDLDVLDRCEGAVLDVGCGPGRLVAELAARGRTVLGIDVSEAAVSRTVGLGGQSLRRSVFEPLPGEGRWDTVLLMDGNVGIGGDPRALLGRVAALLAPGGLLIAETAPVDVDERLHVQLVDVTDGRPASGSPFPWARIGTRALLRRAGAAGWRTAGQWGSGERRFVALRSSRRASSSAEPPNSAAVISSQRPRKPSADSPVTPA, from the coding sequence GTGAAGGGCGCCGCGCGACTGGCCCCCGGCAGGCCGTCCCCCGCCCCCGCCTGGGAGACCTCCGACCCCTACGCCGCCGCGCTGCGCTCGGGCCACGGTCCGCTGTACCTGCGCCGCACCGACGGCTGGCTGCTGCCGCTGGAGGTGGAGCGCTGGTGCGCGCGGGCCGACGCCGTCGACCTGGACGTCCTCGACCGGTGCGAGGGCGCCGTGCTCGACGTGGGCTGCGGCCCCGGCCGGCTGGTGGCCGAGCTCGCCGCCCGGGGCCGCACCGTCCTCGGCATCGACGTCAGCGAGGCCGCCGTGAGCCGCACCGTGGGGCTCGGCGGACAGTCGCTGCGGCGCTCCGTGTTCGAGCCGCTGCCCGGCGAGGGACGCTGGGACACCGTGCTCCTCATGGACGGCAACGTCGGCATCGGCGGCGATCCCCGCGCCCTGCTCGGCCGCGTCGCCGCCCTGCTCGCGCCCGGCGGCCTGCTGATCGCCGAGACGGCCCCGGTCGACGTCGACGAACGCCTGCACGTGCAGCTCGTCGACGTCACCGACGGCCGGCCGGCGTCCGGCAGCCCCTTCCCCTGGGCGCGGATCGGCACCCGCGCCCTGCTCCGCCGCGCGGGCGCCGCCGGCTGGCGGACCGCCGGTCAGTGGGGCTCGGGGGAGCGCCGCTTCGTCGCGCTGCGCAGCAGCCGCAGGGCGAGCAGCAGCGCCGAGCCGCCGAACAGCGCCGCCGTGATCAGCAGCCAGCGGCCGAGGAAGCCCTCCGCCGACAGCCCGGTGACCCCCGCGTAG
- a CDS encoding TIGR04282 family arsenosugar biosynthesis glycosyltransferase has product MNTLLVIAKEPRPGRVKTRLTPPFTPVEAAALAEAALADSLAAVAATPARRRVLVLDGAPGPWLPPGFDVVPQCAGGLDARLADAFAGCTGPALLIGMDTPQVTPGLLDVDFHDCDAYFGPAEDGGFWALGLARPEPALLRGVPMSTPVTGAVQRERLLAAGLRVRDLPPLRDVDTAADARAVAALAPDGRFAARLAACAPAADRRRVSR; this is encoded by the coding sequence GTGAACACCCTCCTCGTCATCGCCAAGGAGCCGCGCCCCGGCCGGGTCAAGACCCGGCTCACCCCGCCCTTCACGCCCGTCGAGGCGGCCGCGCTGGCCGAGGCGGCCCTCGCCGACAGCCTGGCCGCCGTCGCCGCGACGCCCGCGCGGCGCCGGGTGCTGGTGCTCGACGGCGCCCCCGGCCCCTGGCTGCCGCCGGGCTTCGACGTCGTACCGCAGTGCGCGGGCGGTCTCGACGCACGCCTCGCGGACGCGTTCGCCGGCTGCACGGGGCCCGCCCTGCTGATCGGGATGGACACCCCGCAGGTGACGCCCGGCCTCCTCGACGTGGACTTCCACGACTGCGACGCGTACTTCGGCCCGGCCGAGGACGGCGGCTTCTGGGCGCTGGGCCTGGCCCGGCCCGAACCCGCGCTGCTGCGGGGCGTGCCCATGTCGACGCCGGTGACCGGGGCCGTGCAGCGCGAGCGGCTGCTGGCGGCGGGACTGCGGGTACGGGACCTGCCGCCGCTGCGCGACGTCGACACCGCCGCCGACGCCCGCGCCGTCGCCGCCCTGGCCCCGGACGGCCGGTTCGCCGCCCGGCTGGCGGCCTGCGCACCGGCCGCCGACCGGCGGCGGGTGAGCCGGTGA
- a CDS encoding glycosyltransferase family 2 protein, which translates to MNAVTTSPAPDVDVVLPCLNEAGALPWVLARIPAGWRALVVDNGSTDGSADLARSLGATVVTEPRRGFGAACHAGLTAATADVVCFCDCDASLDPGLLTPFVREIRAGTSDLVLGRRRPQARGAWPVHARAGNLALARMLRRRTGLRLHDLGPLRAARRERLLALGLTDRRSGYPLQMVVRAADAGWRIAEHDVPYLPRTGASKVTGTWRGTWHAVRDMRRVLGEPPGRPVPSDAAREGNSR; encoded by the coding sequence GTGAACGCCGTGACCACCTCGCCCGCTCCGGACGTCGACGTCGTACTCCCCTGCCTGAACGAGGCCGGAGCCCTCCCCTGGGTCCTGGCCCGCATCCCGGCCGGCTGGCGTGCGCTCGTCGTCGACAACGGCTCCACCGACGGCTCGGCGGACCTCGCCCGCTCGCTCGGCGCCACGGTCGTGACCGAGCCGCGCCGCGGTTTCGGCGCCGCCTGCCACGCCGGGCTGACCGCCGCGACCGCCGACGTCGTCTGCTTCTGCGACTGCGACGCCTCCCTCGACCCGGGCCTGCTGACGCCCTTCGTCCGCGAGATCCGCGCCGGGACCTCCGACCTGGTCCTCGGCCGCCGGCGGCCGCAGGCCAGGGGCGCGTGGCCGGTGCACGCCCGCGCCGGCAACCTCGCCCTGGCCCGGATGCTGCGCCGCCGCACCGGCCTGCGGCTGCACGACCTCGGCCCGCTGCGCGCCGCCCGCCGCGAACGGCTCCTCGCCCTCGGCCTCACCGACCGGCGCAGCGGCTACCCGCTCCAGATGGTCGTCCGCGCCGCCGACGCGGGCTGGCGGATCGCCGAGCACGACGTCCCGTACCTGCCCCGCACCGGCGCCTCGAAGGTGACCGGGACCTGGCGCGGCACCTGGCACGCGGTGCGGGACATGCGCCGCGTGCTGGGCGAGCCGCCCGGCCGGCCGGTGCCGAGTGACGCGGCCCGCGAAGGGAACTCACGGTGA
- a CDS encoding response regulator transcription factor, with the protein MQQQRSEPAPPAPSAVPAVPAAEAATALATGPATVPVLEPTAAPAVGPAADPARILVVDDDPTVAEVVAGYLDRAGYRVDRAGDGPEALARAAGHRPDLVVLDLMLPGMDGLEVCRRLRGQGPVPVIMLTARGDEDDRVLGLEVGADDYVTKPFSPRELVLRVESVLRRTRPAPAPRPPSAAGLTADPAARRATKDGTELALTLREFDLLVFFLRHPGRAFAREELMREVWGWDFGDLSTVTVHVRRLRGKVEDDPARPRLIQTVWGVGYRFDPAGREAD; encoded by the coding sequence ATGCAGCAGCAGCGCTCCGAGCCCGCCCCACCGGCCCCGTCGGCCGTTCCGGCCGTTCCGGCCGCCGAAGCCGCGACCGCCCTCGCGACCGGGCCTGCGACCGTCCCGGTGCTCGAACCGACGGCCGCCCCCGCCGTCGGCCCCGCGGCCGACCCCGCCCGGATCCTCGTCGTGGACGACGATCCCACCGTCGCCGAGGTCGTGGCCGGGTACCTCGACCGGGCCGGTTACCGTGTCGACCGGGCCGGTGACGGGCCGGAGGCGCTCGCGCGGGCCGCCGGGCACCGTCCCGACCTGGTGGTGCTCGACCTGATGCTGCCCGGCATGGACGGGCTGGAGGTGTGCCGTCGGCTGCGCGGCCAGGGGCCGGTGCCGGTCATCATGCTGACCGCCCGGGGCGACGAGGACGACCGCGTCCTCGGGCTGGAGGTCGGCGCCGACGACTACGTGACCAAGCCGTTCAGCCCGCGGGAGCTGGTGCTGCGGGTGGAGTCCGTCCTGCGCCGCACCCGGCCCGCCCCGGCGCCGCGCCCGCCGTCCGCGGCCGGTCTGACCGCCGACCCGGCCGCCCGCAGGGCCACCAAGGACGGCACCGAACTGGCCCTGACCCTGCGCGAGTTCGACCTGCTCGTCTTCTTCCTGCGGCATCCGGGACGGGCGTTCGCCCGGGAGGAGCTGATGCGTGAGGTGTGGGGCTGGGACTTCGGGGACCTGTCCACCGTCACCGTCCACGTCCGGCGGCTGCGCGGCAAGGTCGAGGACGATCCGGCCCGGCCCCGGCTGATCCAGACGGTGTGGGGCGTGGGCTACCGCTTCGACCCCGCGGGCCGGGAGGCGGACTGA
- a CDS encoding sensor histidine kinase, whose translation MHATFLIALYAFAGAAAAGLVGAAVLRLIRRRSLTASLAVVAAVAVLAMLAGTLAVAWAMFLSPHDLSVVTTVVAMAAVVSLATALLLGRWVVARSRELAAAARSFGDDGDYAAPSTPATAELDALSRELAATSARLAESRERERALEASRRELVAWISHDLRTPLAGLRAMSEALEDGVAADPDRYLRQIRAEVERLNDMVGDLFELSRIHAGTLVLAPARISLYDLIGDALAGADPLARRHGVRLVGDAVAAVPVEVDGKEMSRVLGNLLVNAIRRTPADGTVAVAAERSADGVVVSVTDGCGGIPEEDLPRVFDTGWRGTHARTPPAGAGLGLAIVRGIVEAHRGRATVRNIPGGCRFEVILPPAGA comes from the coding sequence GTGCACGCCACCTTCCTCATCGCCCTCTACGCCTTCGCGGGCGCCGCCGCCGCCGGTCTGGTGGGCGCGGCCGTGCTGCGGCTGATCCGGCGGCGCTCGCTGACCGCGTCGCTCGCCGTGGTGGCCGCGGTCGCCGTCCTCGCGATGCTCGCGGGCACGCTGGCCGTCGCCTGGGCGATGTTCCTGTCCCCGCACGACCTGTCCGTCGTCACGACCGTCGTGGCGATGGCGGCCGTCGTCTCCCTGGCCACCGCGCTGCTGCTGGGCCGCTGGGTGGTCGCCCGCAGCCGCGAACTGGCGGCCGCGGCACGGTCGTTCGGCGACGACGGGGACTACGCCGCCCCCAGCACCCCGGCGACCGCCGAACTGGACGCGCTCAGCCGCGAACTGGCGGCCACCAGCGCCCGGCTCGCCGAGTCCCGCGAGCGGGAGCGCGCCCTGGAGGCCTCCCGGCGCGAGCTGGTCGCCTGGATCTCGCACGACCTGCGCACCCCGCTGGCCGGGCTGCGCGCCATGTCCGAGGCGCTGGAGGACGGGGTCGCCGCCGACCCCGACCGCTACCTGCGGCAGATCCGCGCCGAGGTGGAGCGCCTCAACGACATGGTGGGCGACCTCTTCGAACTCTCCCGCATCCACGCCGGCACGCTCGTCCTCGCCCCGGCCCGGATCTCGCTCTACGACCTGATCGGCGACGCCCTCGCGGGCGCGGACCCGCTCGCGCGCCGGCACGGCGTACGGCTGGTCGGCGACGCGGTGGCGGCGGTACCGGTCGAGGTGGACGGCAAGGAGATGAGCCGGGTCCTGGGCAACCTGCTGGTCAACGCGATCCGCCGCACCCCGGCCGACGGCACGGTCGCGGTCGCCGCCGAGCGGTCCGCCGACGGGGTGGTGGTCTCCGTCACCGACGGCTGCGGCGGCATCCCCGAGGAGGACCTGCCGCGGGTCTTCGACACCGGCTGGCGCGGCACCCACGCCCGTACGCCCCCGGCCGGGGCCGGCCTGGGCCTCGCCATCGTCCGCGGCATCGTCGAGGCCCACCGGGGCCGGGCCACGGTCCGCAACATCCCCGGCGGCTGCCGCTTCGAGGTGATCCTGCCGCCGGCGGGGGCCTGA